In a genomic window of Microbacterium amylolyticum:
- a CDS encoding tyrosine-type recombinase/integrase: MAYFRDWDGVTRPIQRVGKTGAEAERRLIKAMKERATPSSDVLSRDSTFTALATAWLITVDESDRADSTKARYRDLTERVLTPPLKEVRLRELSVPLLDRVLQKARSKVGPSTVKTARTVLVQMCAYALRKGALDSNLGEGTETVQIKKKAETALTVDDVKAIRALLVARDESPDKQGRRRYTRISDVADFYAGTGARTNEVLALGWDWVDLDAKTAFLERTLVEINGKVKIQDKPKSDDSRRKVALPQYVVDMLMRRRIQATTGLVFPSSRGTPQQDGNLMRMWSAALAKTPYEDVTPTTFRKAVATLLAAEVGAEAAASQLGHHDVSVTKKHYIRRENLGPSEAREVLGALFAP; this comes from the coding sequence GTGGCTTACTTCCGCGACTGGGACGGCGTCACACGACCCATCCAGCGCGTCGGGAAAACCGGAGCCGAAGCTGAGCGGCGACTCATCAAGGCGATGAAGGAGCGTGCCACCCCATCCAGCGATGTCCTCTCCCGAGACTCAACGTTCACCGCCCTCGCCACCGCATGGCTAATCACCGTCGACGAGTCCGACCGCGCAGACAGCACCAAGGCTCGATACAGAGATCTCACCGAACGGGTACTCACCCCGCCGCTCAAGGAGGTACGGCTTCGCGAGCTGTCGGTTCCGCTGCTCGATCGCGTCTTGCAGAAGGCGCGATCCAAGGTCGGCCCATCAACTGTCAAGACCGCACGCACGGTGCTGGTGCAGATGTGCGCGTACGCCCTCAGGAAAGGCGCCCTGGACTCAAACCTCGGCGAAGGCACCGAGACCGTCCAGATCAAAAAGAAGGCCGAGACGGCCCTCACAGTCGACGACGTGAAAGCCATCCGCGCGCTGCTCGTGGCCCGCGACGAATCACCCGACAAGCAAGGGCGGCGCCGGTACACACGCATCTCCGACGTCGCTGACTTCTATGCAGGCACCGGAGCGCGCACGAACGAGGTCTTGGCGCTCGGCTGGGATTGGGTGGACCTCGACGCTAAGACAGCATTCCTCGAGCGCACACTCGTCGAGATCAACGGGAAGGTGAAGATCCAGGACAAACCCAAGTCCGACGATTCGAGACGCAAGGTCGCTCTTCCCCAGTACGTCGTCGACATGCTGATGCGCCGACGCATCCAGGCGACCACAGGTCTCGTGTTCCCATCGTCACGGGGTACGCCTCAGCAGGACGGAAACCTGATGCGGATGTGGTCGGCAGCGCTCGCCAAGACGCCATACGAGGATGTGACGCCAACCACCTTCCGCAAGGCCGTCGCAACCCTCCTCGCAGCGGAGGTGGGGGCAGAAGCGGCGGCGTCTCAGCTCGGGCATCACGACGTTTCTGTGACCAAAAAGCATTACATCAGGCGAGAAAATCTTGGTCCGTCCGAGGCTCGGGAGGTGCTCGGTGCCCTGTTCGCGCCCTGA
- a CDS encoding GNAT family N-acetyltransferase — MRLTNVAHMRLPFGRLWGYHLAPGESGQSLPVSFDQRRHVSAGDRPGSWMALSLRLPDPVDREALSAAWMSVISRHGTLRTAFRPDDAGIPVLEEIQVAEGTWEEHPIAPGEAVNEALGSVLDRFCTSYSRPSHRLCVLETATDSTVVIGADHAHVDMWSMLVIARDLLRALAEPGVEYPPVLPFADHTAALRERPDAPEDLRGRWREILEAGGDVMPRFPLPLGSEEPHPERVEVRDVFDVDDSAAFSVQAQEEGTSTLSLAVSAMTQVTQELAGASLRAVFPVHSRYDATWHDSVGWFITNSVIESRDPDPKACASAVKEAVRLGSVSLEDVLEPWGGMPEAPGMFAISWLDLRRLPVHVDSVGLEAQYVGARIRTDGVMLWFVLDGSGVHLRCRYPDTPEARTNVGKWLDLLVARMRQLARESARGRLRLGERIFRVQRAIRADVRAVIDLLPDDELRRTRETGESAAYEAAYDLVSRDGSHFLAVVRDESDALVGTMQLTVIPGLVRSGATRLQIEGFRVRADVRGEGLGSRMLEWAHDYGRARGATLAQVATDEARERARPFYTGHGYEASHVGFKKQL; from the coding sequence ATGCGGCTCACCAACGTCGCCCACATGCGACTCCCTTTCGGTCGTCTCTGGGGATATCACCTCGCTCCCGGCGAATCGGGGCAGTCGTTGCCCGTGTCGTTCGACCAGCGTCGGCACGTGTCAGCGGGGGACCGCCCCGGTTCGTGGATGGCTCTTTCCTTGCGGCTGCCGGACCCCGTGGACCGGGAGGCATTGTCTGCGGCGTGGATGTCGGTCATCTCCCGGCACGGAACACTTCGAACAGCGTTTCGCCCGGATGACGCGGGGATCCCTGTGCTCGAAGAGATTCAGGTCGCTGAGGGAACGTGGGAGGAACACCCGATTGCGCCGGGAGAGGCTGTCAACGAGGCGCTCGGCAGCGTGCTGGATCGTTTCTGCACCTCGTATTCCCGGCCCTCGCACCGGTTGTGTGTTCTCGAGACCGCGACCGATAGCACCGTGGTCATCGGGGCAGACCATGCCCATGTCGACATGTGGTCGATGCTCGTGATTGCGCGTGATCTCTTGCGTGCTCTGGCGGAGCCGGGGGTCGAATATCCCCCAGTATTGCCGTTCGCAGACCACACGGCTGCGCTCCGAGAGCGTCCGGATGCGCCGGAGGATCTTCGCGGGCGCTGGAGAGAAATCCTCGAAGCCGGCGGCGATGTCATGCCACGTTTCCCGCTGCCGCTCGGATCTGAGGAACCTCATCCGGAGCGCGTTGAGGTCCGCGACGTCTTTGACGTTGACGACAGCGCGGCGTTCAGCGTTCAAGCGCAGGAAGAAGGAACATCGACGCTCTCTCTCGCCGTGTCCGCGATGACGCAGGTCACGCAAGAGCTCGCCGGTGCTTCGCTTCGTGCCGTTTTCCCCGTGCACAGCCGATACGACGCCACGTGGCATGACTCGGTGGGCTGGTTCATCACGAACTCCGTGATCGAATCCCGTGATCCCGATCCGAAAGCGTGCGCGTCCGCGGTGAAAGAGGCGGTGCGGCTCGGGTCGGTGTCGCTCGAAGATGTTTTGGAGCCATGGGGCGGGATGCCCGAGGCGCCGGGGATGTTCGCGATTTCTTGGCTCGATCTGCGCCGGTTGCCCGTGCATGTTGACTCTGTGGGGCTTGAGGCCCAGTATGTCGGCGCGCGTATCCGCACCGACGGCGTCATGCTGTGGTTCGTCCTCGACGGTTCCGGTGTGCACTTGCGGTGCCGGTATCCCGATACGCCGGAAGCGAGAACCAACGTCGGGAAATGGCTCGATCTGCTGGTGGCCCGTATGCGCCAGCTGGCGCGGGAGAGTGCACGTGGTCGGTTGCGGCTCGGGGAGCGGATATTCCGTGTGCAGCGGGCAATACGTGCCGATGTGCGCGCCGTGATCGATTTGCTGCCGGATGACGAGCTTCGACGCACACGCGAGACGGGGGAGAGCGCCGCCTACGAGGCTGCCTATGACCTGGTCTCCCGCGACGGATCGCATTTTCTTGCGGTGGTGCGTGACGAAAGCGACGCGTTGGTGGGGACGATGCAGCTCACGGTCATTCCCGGCCTTGTGCGTAGCGGGGCGACACGCCTCCAGATCGAGGGTTTCCGGGTGCGCGCGGATGTTCGCGGTGAAGGGCTGGGATCGCGCATGTTGGAATGGGCGCACGATTACGGCCGGGCGCGCGGGGCCACGCTGGCGCAGGTGGCCACGGACGAGGCTCGTGAGCGCGCACGACCCTTTTATACGGGGCATGGCTACGAAGCCAGTCACGTCGGATTCAAGAAGCAGCTTTAG
- a CDS encoding GntR family transcriptional regulator, with protein MLHPVSSATVRLADTVFERMANAIIDESLAPGQRLRDGELAQSMGVSRMPVREALQRLERIGLVEMSPSRFTRVTIVTPEMAQGTLEFAGYYASSTIRMACLRMSTQQRTEATSAIDAIIADVKNHASPLAARRAFHRMILDIAANPFVDTISRDTDIALARNLQYVKLPLSDPNELVDSYEALSRALTAGDTDAAERIVRSQFAL; from the coding sequence ATGTTGCACCCCGTCTCCTCCGCCACCGTTCGCCTCGCTGACACGGTGTTCGAGCGGATGGCGAACGCCATCATCGATGAGTCCCTCGCGCCAGGCCAGCGTCTCCGTGACGGCGAGCTTGCGCAGTCGATGGGCGTGTCTCGCATGCCCGTTCGTGAAGCTCTGCAACGGCTCGAACGCATCGGGCTTGTCGAGATGTCCCCCAGCCGGTTCACGCGTGTGACGATCGTCACCCCCGAGATGGCACAGGGCACGCTCGAGTTTGCCGGTTACTACGCCTCATCGACCATCCGGATGGCATGCCTTCGGATGAGCACACAGCAGCGCACAGAGGCCACGTCCGCTATTGATGCGATCATCGCGGACGTCAAGAATCACGCCAGTCCGCTCGCTGCGCGACGCGCATTCCACCGCATGATTCTCGACATCGCCGCCAACCCGTTCGTCGATACCATTTCGCGCGACACCGACATCGCTCTTGCGCGAAACCTTCAGTATGTGAAGCTTCCGTTGAGCGATCCCAACGAACTCGTTGACAGCTACGAGGCTCTGAGTCGTGCGCTCACCGCGGGTGACACGGATGCGGCAGAACGAATCGTTCGATCACAGTTCGCTTTGTGA
- the arfB gene encoding alternative ribosome rescue aminoacyl-tRNA hydrolase ArfB: MDDLIVPAGPGAPRGLRVPASELIEQFSRSSGPGGQGVNTADSRVQLSLDLGTTVAVSDAQRARVLERLAERLSGTVLTITASEHRSQRRNRTAARERLATLLREALMPEALRRATRPTRGSRRRRLEDKRRRSETKRDRRRPGHD, translated from the coding sequence GTGGATGATCTCATCGTGCCGGCAGGCCCCGGCGCGCCCCGGGGGCTCCGAGTGCCGGCGAGCGAGCTCATCGAACAGTTCTCGCGCTCATCCGGGCCCGGCGGTCAGGGTGTCAACACTGCTGACTCCCGCGTCCAGCTGAGCCTCGACCTGGGGACGACGGTGGCCGTGAGCGATGCCCAGCGCGCACGAGTGCTTGAGCGCTTAGCAGAGCGCTTGTCTGGCACCGTTCTCACGATCACGGCGTCCGAGCACCGATCACAACGACGAAACCGAACAGCCGCACGGGAACGTCTGGCGACTCTTCTCCGCGAGGCACTCATGCCGGAAGCGCTGCGCCGGGCGACACGCCCCACGCGCGGATCACGCCGACGTCGTCTCGAAGACAAGCGCAGGCGATCCGAGACCAAGCGTGACCGGCGGCGTCCTGGTCACGACTGA
- a CDS encoding inositol monophosphatase family protein produces MATPPPFRPGSDDDLALALRLADAADAETMRRFGAVDLDISRKADRSHVTEADLAAERAIRAVITAERPDDGIFGEEFGESAPGARRWILDPIDGTANYLRGVPAWGTMIALEVDGVIRLGVVSMPAFERRWWAAEGQGAWTNSAAGDRRIQVSDVDRLEDASLSFQSIAQWRDAGHLDALLTLQDRVWRDRAYGDVWSYMLLAEGRVDIVGEFDVKEYDIAAAAAIVREAGGSFTSFEGRNELTSLSALASNGVLHDDLVNLLQGADR; encoded by the coding sequence ATGGCCACTCCACCGCCCTTCCGTCCCGGCAGCGACGACGACCTCGCGCTCGCCCTGCGCCTGGCAGACGCCGCGGATGCCGAGACAATGCGTCGGTTCGGCGCCGTCGACCTCGACATCTCTCGCAAGGCTGACCGCTCGCATGTGACCGAGGCGGATCTTGCCGCTGAGCGAGCGATCCGCGCGGTAATCACTGCTGAGCGGCCGGATGACGGGATCTTTGGCGAAGAGTTCGGCGAGTCGGCCCCCGGCGCTCGGCGCTGGATTCTCGACCCGATTGATGGAACGGCCAATTACCTGCGCGGGGTGCCCGCCTGGGGCACGATGATCGCACTGGAAGTTGATGGCGTTATTCGTCTCGGCGTCGTCAGCATGCCGGCGTTTGAGCGCCGCTGGTGGGCGGCAGAGGGCCAGGGCGCCTGGACCAATAGTGCGGCGGGAGACCGGCGCATCCAGGTCTCAGATGTCGATCGCCTCGAAGACGCCTCGCTGAGCTTCCAATCGATCGCTCAGTGGCGCGATGCCGGCCACCTGGACGCGCTCCTGACTCTGCAGGATCGCGTGTGGCGTGACAGGGCCTATGGCGACGTGTGGTCGTACATGCTGTTGGCGGAGGGCCGCGTGGACATCGTGGGCGAATTCGACGTGAAGGAATACGACATCGCAGCGGCAGCGGCCATCGTGCGCGAAGCGGGGGGCAGCTTCACGTCGTTCGAGGGCCGCAACGAGCTGACCTCTCTCTCTGCGCTCGCCTCCAACGGTGTTCTGCACGATGACCTCGTGAACCTTCTGCAGGGAGCCGATCGGTGA
- a CDS encoding IS1249 family transposase, with protein sequence MDLPTNSTTCLVCGSKLVKNGKHRSGTQRWRCPSCGSSSVRRRPDVTAREQLRAFACWLVGKLTQAEIDGTATGRSFRRRTAWCWDISPRLGPVETTYHAVLVDGIHIGSWCLLIALSDTGHVLAWQWCARENTAAWKALFEQIPAPGIVISDGGSGLPSALRQAWPETKHQRCLFHLQMNITRHLTRNPRTPAGRALRRLVMDLSSVRDADAAIQWQLLLEQWWQSFGHLTTERTLFRNGQFGFTHDRLRKAWLLVRLVVRKNLIFTHITYGNPRTTSPLEGLNAQIRDLLRRHRGMSEEHRRRAVEWFLTLHELPLEHALDLAKPIEPVTAPAPVEEPIGPALYDTGLDAGEGLWTRAGWAGRG encoded by the coding sequence GTGGACCTTCCGACGAACTCGACGACCTGTCTGGTATGCGGCAGCAAGCTGGTCAAGAACGGGAAACACCGCTCCGGAACCCAACGCTGGCGTTGCCCGTCCTGCGGATCCTCGAGCGTGCGCCGCCGACCCGACGTGACCGCCCGCGAACAGCTCCGCGCCTTCGCTTGCTGGCTCGTCGGGAAACTCACCCAAGCCGAGATCGATGGAACGGCCACCGGGCGCTCGTTCCGCCGCCGGACCGCGTGGTGCTGGGACATCTCCCCGCGACTGGGCCCGGTCGAGACGACCTATCACGCGGTCCTCGTCGATGGCATCCACATCGGCTCCTGGTGCCTGCTCATCGCTCTCAGCGACACCGGACACGTCCTCGCCTGGCAATGGTGCGCGCGAGAGAACACCGCGGCCTGGAAAGCACTGTTCGAGCAGATCCCCGCGCCCGGCATCGTCATCTCCGACGGCGGCAGCGGCCTCCCGTCCGCACTGCGACAGGCCTGGCCCGAGACAAAGCATCAACGCTGCCTGTTCCACCTGCAGATGAACATCACCCGTCACCTCACCCGCAACCCCAGAACCCCGGCAGGGCGCGCGCTACGGCGCCTGGTGATGGACCTCAGTTCCGTCCGCGACGCGGACGCCGCGATCCAGTGGCAGCTGCTCCTGGAGCAGTGGTGGCAGTCATTCGGTCACCTCACCACCGAACGGACCCTGTTCCGCAACGGCCAGTTCGGATTCACCCATGACCGACTCCGGAAAGCCTGGTTGCTGGTCCGCCTGGTCGTTCGGAAGAACCTCATCTTCACCCACATCACCTACGGCAACCCGCGCACCACCAGCCCGCTCGAGGGACTGAACGCACAGATCCGCGATCTGTTGCGTCGACACCGCGGGATGAGCGAGGAACACCGCCGCCGCGCGGTCGAGTGGTTCCTCACCCTGCACGAGCTCCCGCTCGAACACGCTCTCGACCTCGCCAAGCCGATCGAACCCGTCACCGCTCCGGCACCGGTCGAGGAACCGATCGGACCGGCGCTCTATGACACCGGGCTCGACGCGGGCGAGGGGCTCTGGACCCGAGCAGGGTGGGCGGGACGCGGGTGA
- a CDS encoding LacI family DNA-binding transcriptional regulator — protein sequence MPRNRPPSMADVAAAAGVSHQTVSRVLNDHAHVRPDTRDRVMAAIETLGYRRNQAARTLVTARSATIGVMTTATTHVGPSSTVLAIEEAARAQGYFVSLGSLQAHDAASARAILEQFMDQGVDGVIVVAPIVDVARLIDDVDLPIPIVVVAARGDAPPATDVRYVHVDQRGGAARATEHLLSLGHEKIVHLEGADGWYDAIERAAGFREAMSTAGRTAVSLPAHGWGAHNGHAIGSAVIDEVRSGATAIFAANDYLALGVTRALWESDIRVPDDVSVVGFDDIDGSGFFLPPLTTVSQPFRALGEAAVHGLLSPGDAQSTPIAAELIVRGSSAPRI from the coding sequence ATGCCTCGAAACCGCCCTCCCTCGATGGCGGATGTTGCCGCCGCCGCGGGCGTCTCGCATCAGACGGTATCCCGGGTGCTCAACGATCATGCCCACGTTCGTCCCGATACTCGTGACCGCGTGATGGCGGCGATCGAGACACTCGGCTACCGCCGAAACCAGGCGGCACGAACACTGGTCACGGCGCGAAGCGCGACGATCGGCGTGATGACAACCGCGACGACGCACGTCGGTCCGTCGAGCACGGTGCTCGCGATCGAGGAGGCAGCGCGTGCGCAGGGGTATTTCGTTTCGCTCGGATCGCTCCAAGCACACGACGCCGCATCCGCGCGAGCAATTCTGGAGCAATTCATGGACCAGGGCGTCGACGGGGTCATCGTCGTCGCACCCATCGTCGATGTCGCGCGCCTCATCGACGATGTCGATCTCCCGATCCCGATCGTCGTTGTCGCTGCCCGCGGGGACGCGCCGCCAGCAACGGATGTCCGATATGTGCACGTCGATCAGCGCGGAGGAGCAGCGCGCGCCACAGAACACCTTCTCTCCCTCGGCCACGAGAAAATCGTGCACCTGGAAGGCGCGGACGGTTGGTACGACGCGATTGAACGCGCGGCCGGCTTCCGAGAGGCGATGTCCACCGCCGGGCGCACGGCGGTGTCCCTCCCCGCACACGGCTGGGGCGCACACAACGGTCACGCAATCGGTTCGGCAGTCATCGACGAGGTTCGATCCGGAGCGACAGCGATCTTTGCGGCGAACGACTACCTCGCCCTGGGAGTCACCCGCGCTCTGTGGGAATCAGACATCCGCGTTCCCGACGACGTTTCGGTCGTCGGCTTCGACGACATTGACGGTTCGGGATTCTTCCTGCCGCCGCTGACGACGGTCAGCCAACCGTTCCGTGCGCTGGGAGAGGCGGCCGTTCATGGCCTCCTGTCCCCCGGCGACGCTCAGTCCACGCCGATCGCCGCTGAGCTGATTGTCCGCGGAAGCAGCGCCCCGCGCATCTGA
- a CDS encoding winged helix-turn-helix transcriptional regulator, with product MAVTNRSGCPINLAIELFGDRWSLLILRDMIFANRRHFRELLRESDEKMTSSILADRLERLVEAGILTRDDDPSHKQKALYTLTNKGIDLVPVLATIGIWGASHCPADPEKTAATRDLDYQTPESWSRLMSSLRATHGIPTSSGAGA from the coding sequence ATGGCTGTCACCAACCGATCGGGCTGCCCGATCAATCTCGCCATCGAACTCTTCGGCGACCGATGGTCGCTCCTTATTCTGCGTGACATGATCTTCGCCAACCGCCGACATTTTCGGGAGCTCCTGCGGGAGTCAGACGAGAAGATGACGAGCAGCATCCTCGCGGATCGTCTGGAACGACTTGTCGAAGCGGGCATCCTCACCCGGGACGACGACCCCAGCCACAAGCAAAAGGCTCTCTACACCCTGACGAACAAAGGCATAGATCTCGTCCCTGTGCTCGCCACAATCGGCATATGGGGAGCATCGCACTGTCCCGCTGACCCAGAGAAAACGGCCGCAACTCGTGATCTGGACTACCAGACGCCGGAAAGCTGGTCGCGGCTGATGTCGTCGCTACGCGCGACCCACGGCATACCGACGTCCTCAGGAGCCGGCGCCTGA
- a CDS encoding helix-hairpin-helix domain-containing protein: MSTRDVPRHIGDLPFIGRPANSALLAAGITTLDEVAAYGVDELLELHGVGPKAVRILKEALADSEEPRP, encoded by the coding sequence ATGTCGACACGCGATGTTCCACGTCACATAGGCGACCTTCCGTTCATCGGCCGACCCGCCAATAGCGCGCTTCTCGCGGCGGGTATCACAACGCTCGACGAGGTGGCCGCGTACGGGGTGGATGAGTTGCTTGAGCTTCACGGCGTCGGACCGAAGGCGGTGCGCATTTTGAAGGAAGCTCTCGCCGATAGCGAAGAACCTCGGCCATGA
- a CDS encoding DUF4166 domain-containing protein: MASPYERALGDRRALLHPAIQSYFSTIPDGHVGVGTGEFDSFGPARRWVSYLLRPFEAAGVLSSQMHSNVPFRIFNRTIAGRAVADRIIELPAGTWRMTDTVSLGSHGRIVDHIGEPWLIAVSFDIGVEGGALQMESYATGVRLRTLRLRMPRFLSPRVRLVERFDDASGRHHVDLVMTLPLIGRIYGYSGYFTYRIEKDS; this comes from the coding sequence GTGGCCTCCCCCTACGAACGTGCTCTCGGTGACCGGCGTGCCCTGCTTCATCCCGCCATTCAGAGCTACTTCTCAACGATTCCTGACGGTCATGTCGGAGTCGGCACGGGGGAGTTCGACAGTTTCGGGCCAGCGCGGCGCTGGGTGTCGTACCTCCTGCGGCCGTTCGAAGCCGCTGGTGTTCTGTCGTCGCAGATGCACAGCAATGTGCCGTTTCGGATTTTCAATCGAACGATCGCGGGCAGGGCAGTGGCCGATCGAATCATCGAGCTACCGGCCGGCACCTGGAGGATGACGGATACCGTTTCGCTCGGCTCCCACGGTCGCATCGTCGACCATATCGGCGAGCCATGGCTCATCGCCGTCAGCTTTGACATTGGTGTCGAGGGCGGGGCGTTGCAGATGGAGAGTTATGCAACGGGAGTTCGCTTGCGCACGCTCCGGTTGCGCATGCCGCGGTTCCTGTCACCACGCGTTCGCCTTGTCGAGCGTTTCGATGACGCCTCCGGCCGGCACCATGTCGATCTCGTGATGACGCTTCCACTCATCGGACGCATTTACGGATACTCCGGATACTTCACCTACCGAATCGAGAAGGACTCCTGA
- a CDS encoding alpha/beta fold hydrolase, with amino-acid sequence MPPFAVPGATLATEFSDEQGFPVVQLHGLTSSRQRDRILDLDLGRGLSGTRLLRYDARGHGESTGRAVASDYVWPVLADDLLRLLDHRFPGEKVHGVGPSMGAATLLHAAIRDPERFSGLTLMVPPTAWETRSAQSTTYLRAADLIESIGIRAYLTATGTTPPPATTGKPETLPDVSAELLPSLFRGAAQSNLPDRADIALIDVPVSVLAWTDDPSHPLSTAEALVDMLPHAQLSVARTPQDVATWPQVLADDVDRAHSIRG; translated from the coding sequence ATGCCACCGTTCGCCGTTCCCGGAGCTACTCTCGCAACCGAGTTCAGCGACGAGCAGGGATTCCCCGTTGTCCAGCTCCATGGCCTGACATCGAGCCGACAGCGCGACCGCATTCTCGACCTTGATCTCGGGCGTGGGCTCTCCGGCACGCGACTGCTCCGCTACGACGCGCGCGGCCACGGCGAATCGACCGGCAGAGCTGTGGCATCAGACTACGTCTGGCCCGTGCTCGCCGACGATCTGCTCCGGCTTCTCGACCATCGCTTTCCCGGCGAAAAGGTCCACGGCGTCGGGCCATCCATGGGCGCGGCCACGCTTCTTCACGCCGCTATCCGCGACCCCGAGCGCTTTTCCGGGCTGACGCTGATGGTCCCGCCGACGGCATGGGAAACGCGCTCGGCTCAATCGACCACCTACCTTCGTGCCGCGGACCTCATCGAGAGCATCGGCATACGCGCTTATCTGACCGCCACCGGGACAACACCACCACCTGCGACAACGGGCAAACCCGAAACGCTTCCCGATGTGTCGGCGGAACTCTTGCCGTCCCTGTTCCGCGGTGCCGCTCAGAGCAACCTGCCTGATCGAGCGGACATCGCACTGATCGACGTTCCCGTCTCAGTGCTCGCGTGGACAGACGACCCGTCCCATCCGCTGTCGACGGCAGAAGCGCTCGTCGACATGCTTCCGCATGCCCAGTTGTCCGTGGCGCGCACGCCTCAGGACGTTGCCACCTGGCCGCAGGTACTCGCCGACGATGTGGACAGGGCACACTCGATACGTGGATGA
- a CDS encoding PepSY domain-containing protein, with protein sequence MTIARLLRGSAITSVALATALSFTSCGQAGIEAGEEVTTSENLPSSERTTRPVPSTEPTDPATPADERSTPESPAETTGPETNEEPFPAILQAIGIAESGTGGKAYEIDDEDRDGIREIDVAVGDRSVEVTVDAAEGRVVRTEDDGGLSDNDAQGLAQATVTLAEAIAIALTAHDGVIDDAELDDDDGRWYWDISIDLTGGGSIDVLVDTVTGEVTVD encoded by the coding sequence ATGACGATCGCACGCTTGCTCCGCGGGAGCGCCATCACGTCCGTTGCTCTCGCCACAGCCCTCAGCTTCACGTCGTGCGGCCAGGCCGGTATCGAAGCCGGAGAAGAAGTGACGACAAGCGAAAATCTCCCTTCGTCCGAGAGAACGACTCGCCCCGTTCCGTCGACAGAACCAACCGACCCCGCCACGCCGGCTGACGAGAGGAGTACGCCCGAATCACCAGCGGAAACGACGGGTCCTGAAACCAATGAGGAACCGTTTCCCGCGATTCTTCAAGCAATTGGCATCGCCGAATCTGGCACAGGCGGGAAGGCATACGAAATCGATGACGAAGACCGCGACGGAATCCGCGAGATCGACGTTGCGGTCGGTGACCGCTCTGTAGAGGTCACGGTCGATGCCGCGGAGGGTCGTGTTGTTCGCACCGAGGATGATGGCGGCCTCAGTGATAACGACGCTCAGGGGCTGGCACAAGCGACGGTGACGCTCGCTGAGGCAATCGCGATCGCCCTGACCGCCCACGACGGCGTCATCGACGACGCCGAACTGGATGATGACGACGGACGCTGGTACTGGGATATCTCGATCGACCTCACCGGAGGCGGATCGATCGATGTCCTCGTCGACACAGTCACGGGTGAAGTCACCGTCGACTGA
- a CDS encoding dihydrofolate reductase family protein — translation MGTLIYATSLSIDGYVADADGDFLWSAPSDEVFAVHLDRMSTVSTEVLGRKTYQLMTYWEKPPEGATWTEAEHEFARRWRDTERVVVSSTLTESDIVSDGTRLVPRLTLRDLSAIVDGAPGAVEIFGPTAAAEAITAGLVDEYHLFVVPRFVGGGLRALPDGAQQAMHLREHRIFDDGTAMLRYTRA, via the coding sequence ATGGGGACACTGATCTATGCCACATCCTTGTCCATCGATGGCTACGTCGCCGATGCCGACGGGGACTTCCTGTGGAGCGCGCCGAGCGATGAGGTTTTCGCGGTACACCTCGACCGGATGTCGACCGTGTCAACCGAGGTGCTGGGACGGAAGACATACCAGTTGATGACCTACTGGGAGAAGCCGCCGGAGGGCGCGACCTGGACCGAGGCGGAGCACGAGTTCGCTCGGCGTTGGCGAGACACCGAACGCGTGGTCGTCTCGTCCACACTCACGGAATCGGACATCGTGTCGGATGGCACCCGTCTCGTTCCGCGGCTCACGCTGAGAGACCTCTCCGCCATCGTCGACGGCGCGCCCGGTGCGGTGGAGATATTCGGGCCGACGGCCGCCGCGGAAGCGATCACCGCGGGGCTGGTCGACGAGTACCACCTCTTCGTCGTTCCGCGTTTCGTGGGCGGCGGGCTTCGCGCCCTGCCCGATGGTGCGCAGCAGGCGATGCACCTGCGCGAGCACCGGATCTTCGACGACGGAACAGCGATGCTGCGATACACCCGCGCCTGA